A window of bacterium genomic DNA:
TTAAGTACTAAGAATTTTTTTGTACCCGGATTTATTGATGCGGCACGGAATGCGGGAGAATATTTTGCAACCACGACCGGAGATATCGTGAGAGTATTTACACCTCAAGCCATACTATCCCAATCCTCAAAAATTAACCCGGGCAACCAATTCTCCGCGGCGGCACGGAAAAAAGTTTCGGGACTTAAGCGAGAAAAATTTATTCTCCAACTTCCTGAGGAAGAACGACTCTCGACCTACAAAAGTCTTATTCGAGAGGAATTTGCCAAGAAATCGTCAGTATTTTTCTGTCTTCCCACAATTCAAGATATAGAAACTGTCTTCCAATCCCTTGAACGGGGAATCGAAGAATACACCTTCGTACTCCACAGCGGTCTCTCAAAAAAAGAAATGCTTTCGCGATGGAACAACATTGCTTCTCAAAAACATCCCGTACTTATTGTCGCAACTGCTACATTTCTCTCCATACCCCGCAGTGATATACACACCATTATATTGGATAAAGAAAATTCGCGCAGTTATAAAACATTTTCTCGTCCATATGTCGACATAAGAACATTTGCCGAATTTTTTTCTGAAAAGATTGGTGCGAGACTTATTTTTGGTGATATCTTGTTGCGCCCCGAAACAATTTGGCGTCAGGAAGAAGGGGAATTCCAAGCGCTTGCTCCACTCAAATTCCGCTCTATTTCAACAGCAACACAATCTATCGTCGACATGAAGCAATATAAAAAAGATACCCTTCGTGGAACATGGAGTGTATTGAGCACGGAACTGCGTGAGCACGTCGAAGCGACCAAAAAAGAAAATAGCCACCTTTTTATCCTTGCTGGTCGCCGAGGTCTTTCCCCTATCACCGTATGCGGAGATTGTGGCGCAATTTTTACATGTACCCGTTGCAGTTCCCCCATGGTTCTTCACAAAAGCCTTGAAAATCAAAAAAATGTTTTTATGTGCCACAAATGTAGCACGATAATTTCTGCAGAAACTCGATGCAAGAAGTGTGAAAGTTGGCGCCTTACCGCACTTGGAGTCGGCATTGAAAAGGTGCATGAAGAATTGATGCGAGACTTTCCTAAGATTAAAATTTTCCGCATCGACAAAGACACAATAAAAAACCCCAAAAAGGCAATAGAAATTCGAAATCAATTTTATTCTTCTCCCGGAAGTATCCTCTTGGGAACTGGCATGGCACTTCACTATCTCAACAAAAACATCGATACGATTGCCATTGTGGGAATTGACTCGCTTTTCGCGATGCCGGATTTTCGCATCAATGAAAAAATAATGAACTTTCTTTTACTTCTACGAGAAAAAACAATGAAACATTTCCTGGTGCAAACAAGGAGTCCGGAAAAAAAGCTTTTTGAGTTCCTCACGCGTGGCAACTTGCTTGATTTTTATCGTGAAGAAATATCCGAGAGAAAAACATTCGGCTATCCCCCGTTTCAGATGCTTATCAAGATTACTTGGAGCGGAAAAAAAGCAAGTGCGAAGGAGGAAATGGAAAATCTTTCGGCACTTCTTTCTCCTTATGAACACCTTACCTATCCCGCGTTCATTCAGGAGGTTAAAGGACTTTATCGCATGAATACACT
This region includes:
- the priA gene encoding primosomal protein N', with product MKIVNVIPLAKGIFREQLSYFTLKDAVPGSIVSVPVRGRTINALVVSSRDVSEEKTAIKASSYAIKKVDFLSTKNFFVPGFIDAARNAGEYFATTTGDIVRVFTPQAILSQSSKINPGNQFSAAARKKVSGLKREKFILQLPEEERLSTYKSLIREEFAKKSSVFFCLPTIQDIETVFQSLERGIEEYTFVLHSGLSKKEMLSRWNNIASQKHPVLIVATATFLSIPRSDIHTIILDKENSRSYKTFSRPYVDIRTFAEFFSEKIGARLIFGDILLRPETIWRQEEGEFQALAPLKFRSISTATQSIVDMKQYKKDTLRGTWSVLSTELREHVEATKKENSHLFILAGRRGLSPITVCGDCGAIFTCTRCSSPMVLHKSLENQKNVFMCHKCSTIISAETRCKKCESWRLTALGVGIEKVHEELMRDFPKIKIFRIDKDTIKNPKKAIEIRNQFYSSPGSILLGTGMALHYLNKNIDTIAIVGIDSLFAMPDFRINEKIMNFLLLLREKTMKHFLVQTRSPEKKLFEFLTRGNLLDFYREEISERKTFGYPPFQMLIKITWSGKKASAKEEMENLSALLSPYEHLTYPAFIQEVKGLYRMNTLIKLDRGIWVDKELLQILRSIPPYFTIQIDPEDIL